One Psilocybe cubensis strain MGC-MH-2018 chromosome 9, whole genome shotgun sequence genomic window, GTCCATCTTTTGAGAAATTTTGTTCCCCAAATAGTAAATTTGACGGACACTGACATACATACTTAGCTGTGGAGGAAATCGATCACCTCAAACCAAACCGTTTTTCATAATCATGAAGATCGTGTTCAGCCCAGATGcacttccttctcttccGGTTTTCAGTCAGGCGGTGATCTCAGAAAATCGGGTGTATATATCAGGGAATATAGGATGTACAAAAGATTTTAAACTGGTTGAGGGTGGGGTGCAAGCACAGACGGTAATGAAGATCGATGTCCTTTATCTATGTTTGTTCACTATCTAGACAGCGTGCCGCAATGGAAAACATCTCAATCATCCTAAAAGAAGCTGGATCTGGACTGGATCACGTAGTCAAAGCAAATATCTACATGACTGATATGAAAAATGAGTTCCATCTGATGAACGAGGTCTATGCACAGGCACGGAAATGACCATTTCCGATGTACTAATTAGGTTTCTGACGCTATGATATGTACATTGATTTCAGTTTTTTGCTCCCGACAAGATGCCAGCCAGGACGTGTGTTGGCGTCGCTTATCTTCCTTTCGGGGCAGCTGTGGAGATAGAATGCACTGCCGAGATCCCAAATTAACGCTTTACGAACCTTTCTGTGTGAATTATGACGAATATGCAAGTGAAAAGATTTGAGTCTCGCAGCGTGGTTTGGGGTGTGGTTTTTAATTTAGAATGGCACAAGAATCAACACAGGTGAAAAATATATTGACAAGAACATTCCCATACCTCGCATTCAAGCACCAATCAGTATCTATTACAATTGATTTGAAGACCAACTTGGAGGACAGTGAGACGAAGAAAGTTTATACGGGTATGTTAACCGTCTCGCTTGGGTGGCCGGAGCACTGCTAGGCAACTTGTGACCGTCATATGGATGGGTAGCATTGATCGTGAGAGCGGACGAACGTCCAGGACCAAACGTACATGTTGGCCTACTCTCATTCATGCAACTTTACATTAGCTTGGTAAATGACATATATGGTTGGAATATTTCCTATCCTCTGGCATATCCTCTTAATATTAGGTATTGTTTTGATTAATCCTTGAATGAATCCTCCAATTCAAATAGATAGACATACACAAAGACTGGTGGCGAACGAACGTAGACTTGTTGTTTCACTTTGTTTTCTACGGACCTGCTCGAAATTGACATGGTAAAGGTTATTTTGACAAATTCTTACTACTAATTTAAAGTATTTACCAACCCTTTGTGTCACTATACACCGGACCAATACATTCCCATCCCATGTCATCGGTGTGCAGCTTCTCTAGTACAACGTAGAGTCTATACTATACGCCTCTCGCACCGCCCACTCTCTGACGACAGTGTACATTGTCATTTTTTCCAAAATAAACGTCGCTACTGGTACTGTGAGTATCGCCAGATCCTACCATGCAGTCAACAGGTGTCACTTGCAGCTGTACTTTCCCCCTGGATTTGGAATTCACTGGTCGGAGAACTGACATTTGCTACAAAACGGGATTGCCGTTGCAACAACTCACAGCAACATACCATTAATGGCACGCATATTCTTCACGTTTCACAAATTCTCACACCATAGCTTTGTTTAACAACTGATGGTCTAATCCATCCCTATATTGTAGACTTTGTTGGGTCCACATATGTTGAAATTGAACTGCACAACCCCAAGGTTTTTATTTTGAGTAAGATGTAGTAGTGCCTGTTAAACAAAGGGCACTGACAGGAAGTGGAAATAGAAGGGTATCCAAAAATTTTCACTCCCGACCATCCCAACAATAATTGTTAAAACACTCTGCACAAACACCCTCCCTCTTGTCTCCTCGCCTCGCACGCGCGCGGTCAACAACCGCACACGCCAAACAGGTGCTCCACTGCTGGCCTGCATTCGTTGACGTCGAATTAAGCCCCAGACCCTGAGTAGCAATAGCAAACGATTCGTCCATAAACGCCTGGGCCATCTCATTGGAGTACGCAGTCTGCCCCGTCGGTACGCCTGTCACGCCCGGCTCCCCCTTCGCCCGCTTCTCTGCACTCGCACCCCCATTTGCGATGTACACGACAATCGGGGCACCGCTTCGCTCGTCCTCCGGCAGACAACCAAAGATCGTTGGGCGCAGCGTCAGCCCTCTGTCCACGAATGTCTGGGGCGAGGCCGGCACGCGTGGGAAGGGGTACAGCCGCCCGGACGAGAAGCGCTTCGCGCGTGCGGCGGCATTGACAATGTCGCTGCCGTTGGCGTAGGACGTTGGCAAGTCCGCGGGTGCGTCCACGGCATAGATGACATCTACACTGCGCGAGCGCATGATCAGAGGCTGGAGGGGCAACACTTCCCCATTAGAACCGCCGTCGACGAGAGAGAGGAAGGATTGCGACGAGGAAGGGTATGTACGCTGTTGATTTGCATATTTCTAAGTGAAATTTTATATGCTGGACAATAAGCAAGCACATACCGGATTAACACCCTTAAAAGGATTGGGTAGCGCTGCCGAGTCGAGGCGCACACTCACAGGTGAGGGGAATGTTGCATTAATTGCGCTGATTAATGCCCCTTCTTGTGTAAAGGGAAGGAGGTTCGTTGTCGCTATTCATAATTATTTGTCGGATGGTATTACATTAGCTAAAGAGACATGAACGCACTGTTGAGCCCATTAAACACATTACTGCTGATCCCTGCAATGTATGCTGCCTGGTCAACGCCGACAAAGCACTGCGCATCGACCTTGTTTCGGCCTGTCCCCGAGGCAGGGGTCGATCCTAGCAGACGCGTAGGAATGAACGACGCAAGCGTGGGGTCCCAAGAGCCCGTTTCGACTGGACTAATGTTAGTATACACGCGACCATATCAAATAGATAGCTTCTCCTCATTGATCGCATCAAAACAGCGACGCAGATCCATCACACAtcgaaagaaaaaagttGAATAGAGCACGTACACATATTCACCTCCCAAATCTCGCTCCCGACAGGGACACTGTTCCCGGGCACAATATCTGCCAATTGCTGGGGATCGTCGGGATTGTTAATGAGCGCCGGGGGAATTGCATTCCAGAGGAGGATGGGAAAGGGCTGTGTGTGTGCTTTGAAGCTTGGACTGCCATCAtttgagaaagaaaatatggaagaaatAA contains:
- a CDS encoding Lysophospholipase 3, with the translated sequence MAPPQLIRCAALFFTLLSVFPLALSQTGPSKVTCPRNLVRSAGSAGAPVLSAEERAYVDGRMQSVLPDAWKAYLTSVRAALPLGVKLPSYVSEILDPKQPKQPFIPTRPADLPRLGIALSGGGLRAAYFAAGVLTAIDGRNTTNPTGSNGLLQAATYLAGLSGGGWFTTALVQANFPTIPELVFFPNAPASNSHFGGFLSAFDIIAPGADDAQNSAYFQAVLSELVPKASAGFPVTLTDAWTRMIARHFVNGTTAETILSPGSHGDGITFSGLQNLPSFKAHTQPFPILLWNAIPPALINNPDDPQQLADIVPGNSVPVGSEIWEVNMFETGSWDPTLASFIPTRLLGSTPASGTGRNKVDAQCFVGVDQAAYIAGISSNVFNGLNTTTNLLPFTQEGALISAINATFPSPVSVRLDSAALPNPFKGVNPRTYPSSSQSFLSLVDGGSNGEVLPLQPLIMRSRSVDVIYAVDAPADLPTSYANGSDIVNAAARAKRFSSGRLYPFPRVPASPQTFVDRGLTLRPTIFGCLPEDERSGAPIVVYIANGGASAEKRAKGEPGVTGVPTGQTAYSNEMAQAFMDESFAIATQGLGLNSTSTNAGQQWSTCLACAVVDRARARRGDKREGVCAECFNNYCWDGRE